In Parasegetibacter sp. NRK P23, a single genomic region encodes these proteins:
- a CDS encoding L,D-transpeptidase family protein, giving the protein MSSAIKRITFFTILFFSLNQGNAQSAQSATFIDYQKSFPKITDVMKRKQDTLMKQFAAQGLKWPAAQMYLRSFKYDSQLEVWVRYAMNESFKLFKTYKVCALSGSMGPKRMQGDYQVPEGFYYINEFNPRSSYHLSLGLNYPNASDRILSDTYHPGGDIYIHGSCVTTGCIPIMDNQIEELYILAAFAKSEGQDFIPVHIFPIRFTNENSKTYLNKYLQTFNEYNPFVEKLREVYFYFEKHKKLPVIAVGDNGEYITSVKPDDIKVPEKPQPKKYIPKTRKHIAFDETKIPASVNKLPVFPGGNPAFQNFLTKMSGDLGKLLDEKQHTAYVLVEFIVTEEGKLINPVIVRGGNPELNDGILDRFETLPNWEPAIRQDIKVPMKLKQTVVIEKK; this is encoded by the coding sequence ATGAGCAGTGCAATAAAAAGAATTACATTTTTCACGATATTATTCTTCTCTCTTAATCAGGGAAATGCGCAGTCAGCGCAGAGCGCCACCTTCATCGACTACCAGAAGTCCTTCCCCAAGATCACGGATGTGATGAAAAGGAAACAGGATACGCTGATGAAACAGTTCGCCGCTCAGGGACTCAAATGGCCGGCGGCGCAAATGTACCTTCGTTCCTTTAAGTACGACAGTCAGTTGGAAGTATGGGTGCGCTACGCCATGAACGAGTCCTTTAAATTATTCAAGACCTATAAAGTATGCGCCCTTTCCGGAAGTATGGGACCGAAAAGAATGCAGGGCGATTACCAGGTACCCGAAGGGTTTTATTACATCAATGAGTTCAACCCGAGAAGTTCCTACCACCTCTCGCTGGGACTGAACTACCCGAATGCGTCTGACCGGATACTGAGCGATACCTACCACCCGGGCGGCGATATCTACATTCACGGCTCCTGCGTTACTACCGGCTGTATCCCCATCATGGACAACCAGATCGAAGAATTGTACATCCTCGCGGCCTTTGCTAAAAGTGAGGGACAGGATTTTATTCCCGTACACATCTTCCCGATCAGGTTCACCAATGAGAACAGCAAAACCTACCTCAATAAATACCTCCAGACCTTCAACGAATACAATCCTTTCGTTGAGAAACTCAGGGAAGTGTATTTCTATTTTGAAAAACACAAGAAGCTGCCGGTGATTGCAGTGGGCGATAATGGCGAATACATTACCAGCGTGAAGCCGGATGACATTAAAGTGCCTGAGAAGCCACAGCCTAAAAAATACATCCCAAAAACCAGGAAGCACATTGCTTTTGATGAAACGAAAATTCCCGCTTCCGTAAATAAACTGCCGGTTTTCCCCGGTGGAAATCCCGCCTTCCAGAACTTTCTCACCAAAATGAGCGGCGATCTGGGCAAACTGCTGGATGAAAAACAGCACACCGCGTATGTATTGGTAGAATTCATCGTAACCGAGGAGGGTAAACTTATCAACCCGGTGATCGTACGGGGTGGAAATCCTGAACTGAACGATGGCATACTCGACCGTTTTGAGACCCTTCCCAATTGGGAACCCGCTATCCGCCAGGACATTAAAGTGCCCATGAAACTCAAACAAACGGTGGTGATCGAAAAAAAATAG
- a CDS encoding CBS domain-containing protein: protein MKKVAHILARKGAHVLTVHPQEKVIHALQLMNEKNIGSLVVVEDNEYLGIVTERDYARKVIIRGKSSQDTTVEEIMSTGLPRITPENSIDTCMHIMSENNIRYLPVFEGDKLCGIVSINDVVTETILAQKETIAQLESYIHS from the coding sequence ATGAAGAAAGTAGCCCACATCCTGGCGAGAAAAGGCGCCCATGTACTCACGGTTCACCCCCAGGAAAAAGTGATCCACGCCCTCCAGTTGATGAACGAAAAAAACATCGGTTCACTGGTAGTTGTAGAAGACAATGAATACCTGGGTATCGTAACCGAAAGGGATTACGCCCGCAAAGTGATCATCCGCGGTAAATCTTCGCAGGATACCACTGTGGAAGAAATCATGTCTACGGGCCTGCCACGGATCACCCCCGAAAATTCCATTGACACCTGCATGCACATCATGAGTGAGAACAACATCCGCTATCTGCCTGTTTTTGAAGGAGATAAACTGTGTGGAATTGTATCAATTAATGATGTGGTAACGGAAACCATACTGGCGCAGAAAGAGACCATCGCGCAACTGGAAAGTTATATTCATTCCTGA